One Stratiformator vulcanicus genomic window, GCAACCGGGAAAGTTGCCGGTCCGCACGCGGAGCCCCGACAGCGCGCTAAACAGCGTACTCTTGCCGGTGTTCGGGTTGCCGATCAGGGCGACGGTCAGATGGTCGCGCGAAGTCGACTTTGGCGTCGTTCCTGTCGAGGCGTCGGCAAGAGACATGAGCGGAGGGGGTGTTGGCGGGAACGCAAATTCAGGATTCGGAAATCACGACGCGGTCAGCTTCGCTCGCTCGCAGGGAGAGATGGTAGCCGCGGAGCAGGAACTCGAGTGGGTCGCCCAGCGGAGCCGCCCCGCGGAAAGTCATCGACTCACCTTCGGTGATCCCCATCTCCATCAGGCGGATGGCGACGGCATCCTCCCCGCGGACCTCGACCACCGTTCCCGTCTCGCCCCGTCCGAGCTGCCTGAGCGTACGCATCGCGGAGGGGTGGTCAGGCAAAGGTGGAAGGTGACGAATCACGCATCGGTGCCGGTTCGCCGGGAATCAGATCGACGAGCACGGTCGTCGAAGGCTCCGGGCGGAAGCAGAGCCGATGATTGCCGTGCGCCAGGATGAGCGGCGAACCCGACTGCAATACGCGGATGATCGTGCCGCGCCGCAATCCCATCTCTTCGATCCGGTTCACCGAACCGACGTCGCCGAGAATCTCGGTGACCTGACCGGCTTCGCCGGACCGGAGCATATCGAGGGGGACGGTAGGGGCAGGACAGATCACGTGGGCCTCGGCATTGAGATTCAGTCTCAATTGATATCGGCCAAGTATAGCCCGCCAATCCCCGCATTGTACAGAGGCCCCAAGAGAAAATGTCACTCCGGCGGCGGCGGCGTCGACGCGACGCTTTGTGCCTGCGGCAGCAACGGGCGGATAAGGTTTAGGAGTTTTTGCCAGAAGAGAATTGGCCGGAGTAAGAATCGCGGAAATGCAACATCTTTTCCTGATGGGACTTCCGTCGATCGGAACTGGCTTTCTCGCAGCCACTCCGCGGCTAGCTGGCTTTGATAAACATGCCGTCAGCGAATGCGGCGAGTTCTCCCATATCGTTGATGATCGTCGGCGGCGTTTCGCCGAATTCTCGAGCCGAACAGATCGCGTCGCCCATCAAGACGAGCCGACTTCCCTGCTCCGCAGTGAGGCGACCGACCTCCAGCAGGCGTTTTTTCACGACCTCGGGCTGCGCCTGTTTTCCGCCCATTGCCGAAACCCACACGACATCGGGCTTCACCCGCGAGATCGCGCCGTTGAGAACCGCCTCCGGCACTGACAGGCCCAGTTGCGTGCAGGTTATCCCGGCATCGGCGAAAACCGTCTCGGCCAGATAAGTCGACAGGCCATCGATCTCGTAGCCGATATCGGCCAGCAAGGCGGACGGCGCATCGGTCTTCGGTTGGACGACCAACTCCCGGAGTCGCTGCAGAGCGTGAATGCTGTTCGACTGCCCGCGGTGCAGCACGACGCACTCTTCGCTCGGGTGCGTGCAACGGCTGCGCAGGTCTCGAAATGCCCAATGCACCGGCTCATCGCAGATCGCGGCGATCGACCGGTCGAGCAGGTGCAGGTGGCAGACGATGCCTGTCGTGGTCGGCTCGTCGCCCGATTCGAGCGCTTCGAGATACTGCGTGCGAATCTCCGCAGGATCGCTGAAATCGACGGTCGCGATCGCCCCGAGACCGAGTGACGCCGGGTCGATCAGCTTCTGATCGTTCTCCCTGATAAAGCGAAACGCATCCCCCATGGCGATGCGTCGGTGACCCCCGGCCGTTTTCACCGCCTTGAGTTTTCCGTCGTCGATCCAGCGTTTCACCGAGGACTCGCTGGCCGAAATGGCCTTGGCGAGTTCCTTCGGACTGAAGTGCTGCGATTTTTTCTCAGGTATAGCCACGGACATGTTCGCTTGAAGAAATGCCGGGTTCCGGTGGCAGCCGGAACCCGGCGGAGATCTTCCGACGTCAGTCCCAGCTGAGTGTGCCCGAAGTTTGATATTCGGTCACACGGGTTTCGAAAAAGTTCTTTTCCTTCGCGAGATCGATCGTCTCGCTCATCCACGGGAACGGGTTCCCGCTGTTGTATTGCGTCGGCAGGCCCAGTCGTTCCAGTCTGCGGTCGGCAATGTGTTGGACGTAATCCTTGAAGAGATCGGCATTTAGGCCCAATACCCCGTTGGGGAGGCAGTCTTGGGCGTACTCGATCTCCAAGTCGACGGCCTCACGGACACGGGAGATTATTTGCGCCTGGAACTCTTCCGTCCACAAATGCGGGTTCTCTGACTTGATCCCGTTGATGAGATCGAGTCCGAAATTCAGGTGAATCGTCTCGTCGCGCAGGATGTACTGGAACTGCTCGGCGACGCCGGTCATCAGGTTCCGGCGGTGGAACGAGAGCATCATCACGAAGCCGCTGTAGAAGAAGATACCCTCCATGATCGCGTAGTAGCCGATCAGGTTCTTCAGGAACGCCTGAGCCGACTCGTCGGTATCGGTGATGAAATCGGGATCGAGCACCTCGCGGGTCAGCTCCATCTCGAGGTCGTCCTTCTTCGCGATGGCCGGGACTTCCCGATACATGTTGAAGACTTCGCTCTCGTCGAGGCCGAGGCTGTCGACGATGTAGAGGAACGTGTGGGTGTGGACCGCTTCTTCGAACGCCTGCCGCAGCAGGTACTGCCGGCACTCGGCGTTGGTGACGTGCTTGAAGATCGCCAGCACGAGGTTGTTGCCCACGAGGCTCTCGGCGGTCGCGAAGAACCCGAGGTTCCGCATGACGACCCGCCGCTCCGCGTCGGAGAGCTTATCGGAGCGCCACGTCTCGATGTCCTTGGTCATCGGGACTTCGGTCGGCATCCAGTGGTTGGCGCAACCGTTGACGTAATGCTCCCAGGCCCACTTGTACTTCAGCGGCATGAGCTGATTGACGTCGACCGAATTGCAGTTAATGAGCCGCTTCTCCGCGGCATCAAACCGCCCGGTGTTTTCGGTGGTCAGTCCCGTTGCGTTTTCTTCCAGTACCGTGGACATAGGAGAGGATTCCTTCTCTCGGGTTGTTGTGTGAAAGCTGTTGGCTCTCGGCTGTCAGCTTTCGGCTTCGGTGTTGATCAGGCCGCTGCCTGATAATGGTGAGTTCGACTTTGTCTTACTGTCTTCAATTTTAGAGACGGTCGCTTGAAGGACGACGCCGTATTTTGATTGGGGGTGATCAGTTTTGGCATTCAATCGCCGGAGTGTTTCTTCGAGCGTCGGCTCGTTCACGCCGCTCATACCTTCTTCGGTGGTGAAGAACAGTTGCGTCAGTAGCCGTGATTCCCCCGCGGGAATGAAAAATGGTTCGGCAGGGATACTTGAAGACGTTCCCATCGGCTCGATGGGAACCTCCCAACCGCTGCCCCAACCGGAGAGGCTTCCCATGCCGTGCGAACCGACCAAAGTGATGCGTGGTTTGGTTCCCGCTGTCGATGCCTCCGGCTTAAGGACGGCAAGACCGGCTCGAACGTCGCAAGACGCCCGAGGGACATCGCCGGGTGCGATAATCATCGTGGAAAGCGTTTTCGGATCGAGGTCTTCGATCACGATCATTTCCAGTGTCAGTTCGCAGTCTTCGCTCAAGTGACCGCCGACGAAACGCACTTCGGCGCCGGGACCACTTAAAGTTTCAAATTGATCGATTGAAAACCCACTCGGGCCCGGCAGCGGGATCTCCCGCGCCGCCAGCCCCACTGCGACGCCCGACACGAGCAGCAGCAAACCGCCGACGAGAGTCAGGACCGGCCAACGCCGGGATCGACTTGTCGAAGGTTCCGAGCTCATGGTTCTTAGTCCGTAATCAGTGAGTGGAGTCGCCCCGTCTTATTAGATCCCGGCTTTAAAAACCGGGCCTCCGTGCCCCACGGCCACCCTCCTGGGGCCGCACGACTCCATTCAGATTGATCCCATCTTCTCCCCTCTCCTCTGGGGAGAGGGGCCGGGGGTGAGGGGGTCTATGGGATGTTGATCAAAAGCCTCAATTTTTTTGCTATTTCTTATTCCGAAATCGATCGTCGATATCTCCCGGGTTCAGTCCAGCCGCCTTTGCGATTGCCAACAGCGACTCTTCAAGATTCTGCAGGACATCGTCATTAGAAATTCTCAGCATCTTATAGCCCTCGCTCTCGATCCACGACTGCCGGGCTTTGTCATATTCGCCACGGCTGTCATGGCTCGCGCCGTCGAGTTCGACGACCAGTTTTTTCGCATCGCAGTAGAAGTCGACGATGTAAGGTCCTATCGGATGTTGTCGGCGAAATTTCAGCCCGGCAAACCGACGGCCGCGAAGCCCGTTCCAGAGCACTCGCTCAGGGCCGGTCAGAGTTTGCCGCAGCTCTTTCGCACGCCTCTCGGCGAAAGCCGGTCCGTCTCCAGCAGTGTTCATCGTTCGTGACGCCCCCGTATCCCCTCATCCGCCTTCGGCACCTTCTCCCGAGGGAGAAGGCCCGCTGTTGGAACTCTTCACTGAGAGCTGACAGCCGACAGCTCTTTTACTGACAAGCCTCACAATCCGGGTTGTTTGGGTCGCAGGCATCGCCTTCCGCATAGCCTGATGACACGACGGCGGGTTGTTTGGCTTCTCGGTTGAAGTTGACGTCGATGGCGCTGGAGGCGCTTTTGTTTTTCATCCAGCGGGGTTGGACGCCGAATTTATTAATGTCGATCGTGCTCTTTTCGACCTGCGTGGCCGCGAGGGTGCGGAGGTAGTAGGTCGTCTTAAGGCCTTTCTCCCACGCGTCGAAGTACATGCCGGAGAGTTTCTTGCCGCTGGGAGCCTGCATATAGAGGTTGAGGCTTTGGCCCTGGTCGATCCACTTCTGCCGGCGGGCGGCACATTCGAGGAGCCAGTGCGGGTCGATCTCGAAGGCCGTTTGATAGCGGGCTTTAATGTCCTCGGGCAGGCCGGGGATTTCGGCGAGTGCGCCGTCGAAGTACTTCAGGGCTTCGAGCAGGTCGGGGCACCACAGGCCACGTTCTTTCAGTTCGCTGACCAGTTCGACATTCACCTGGGTGAATTCGCCGGAGAGGTTCGACTTCACGAACAGGTGCTTGTAGTGCGGTTCGATCGACTGGGTGACGCCGATGATCGTGGAGATCGTCGCCGTCGGGGCGATGGCCATGCAGTTGGAGTTCCTCATGCCGTGCGACTTAACGGCCTGACGGACAAGGTTCCAGTCGAGTTTCGACGAACGGTCGACCTGGACGGGCATCCCCCGCTGCTCCTCCAGGAGGTCGATTGTGTCGATCGGCAACAGCCCGCGGTCCCACTTCGAGCCCTCATAGCTCGAATAGGTGCCGCGCTCGCGGGCAAGTTCCGTCGAGGCGAGAATCGCATAGTAGCTGATCGCTTCCATGCTCTCGTCGGCGAACTCGACCGCCGCCTCGCTCGCGTAGCTGATGCCTTGCGCTGCGACGGCGTCCTGGAACCCCATCACGCCGAGGCCCACCGGGCGGTGGCGATGATTGGCATTCTTGGCTTCTTCGGTGGGGTAGAAATTAATATCGATCACATTATCCAGCATCCGCATGGCCACGCGGATCGTGTCGGCAAGCAATTCCTGGTCGAATTTCCCGTCGACGACGTGTCGCCGCAGGTTAATCGAGCCGAGGTTGCAGACGGCCGTTTCGTCCTTGCTGGTGTTGAGCAGAATCTCAGTGCAGAGGTTGCTGCTGTGGACGACGCCGGCGTGATCCTGCGGGCTGCGGACGTTTGAGGGGTCTTTAAATGTGACCCACGGGTGCCCCGTTTCGAACAGGCGGGTCAGCATCTTCCGCCAAAGGTCGGCCGCGGTGACGCGACGGAAGAGTTTAATTTTTCCTGCATCGGCGAGCCGTTCGTAATGCTCGTAGCGTTCTTCAAACGCTTTACCATAAAGATCGTGCAGGTCGGGGACGTCGTTCGGGCTGAACAGCGTCCATTCACCTTCCTCGCGAACCCGTTTCATAAACAGGTCGGGAATCCAGTTGGCGGTGTGCATGTCATGCGTCCGCCGACGGTCATCCCCGGTGTTCTTGCGAAGGTCAAGAAATTCTTCGAGGTCGAGGTGCCAAGTTTCCAGGTAACTGCAAACGGCTCCTTTGCGCTTGCCGCCCTGATTCACGGCGACGGCGGTGTCGTTGACGACTTTTAAGAACGGGATGACGCCTTGGCTCTGACCGTTGGTGCCTTTAATGTGCGAGTTGGTGGCCCGAATGTTCGTCCAGTCGTTGCCCAGTCCGCCGGCCCATTTCGAGAGCTTGGCGTTGTCCTGCACACACTTAAAGATATGGTCGAGGTCGTCTGAAACCGTGGTGAGGTAGCAGGACGACATCTGCGGATGCAGCGTGGCGGAATTAAACAGCGTGGGCGTGGCGCTGGTGAAGCGGAAACTGCTCAGGACGTCGTAGAACTCGATCGCCCGCTCGGTCTTGTCGTCCCCTTCGCCGAGGGCGAGGCCCATCGCGACCCGCATCCAGAAGAACTGCGGCGTTTCGATCCGTCGACCGTCAATGTGCAGCAGGTAGCGGTCGTAGATCGTTTGCAGACCGAGGTATTTGAACTGGTGATCGCGCTGCGGCTTGAGGGCCCGGCCGAGTTCCTGCAGGTCGAACTGGCGAACATCGGTCGAGAGCCGCTCGGCAGCAACGCCATCGATGATGTAGTGCTCGAAGCCGTGTCGATAAACCCGTTCGAGATCGTCGGCACCGGGATGCTGGCCGAGGGTCTCGTTGTGAATGACCATCAACATCAGTCGGGCGGCGACGGTGTCGTAGGCGGGGTCCCGCTCAATACGGCTGCGGGCCGCCAGAATCATGGCCCGATACATCTCGGTTCGGCTGATGCCGTCGTAAACCGATCGCATGACCTCTTCGAGCAGTTCGTCGACGCTGCATTCGGCGTCGAGCCCGCGACAGGCTTCGGCGATCCGTCGGCGGGCGCGGTTCTCATCGAACGGAATGCGCGTGCCGTCGTCGAGCGTCACATGCAGCGACGGCTGCGCCGGTTCCTCTTCCTCGGCGATTTCGACCGGGGGACGAAGGGCACGAATCTTGGCGTGCTCGGCCCGGTAAACGATGTAGCGGCGGGCAACGCGGAAGTGCCCGTGCCGCATCAAACCCATTTCAACGAAGTCTTGAATCTTCTCGACGGTGATGCCGGTCGGCGTTTGAGCCAGCGGGGCGACTTCTTCGAGAAGTTCGTCGGTGATGGTGGCGATGTCCTGCTTGATGTCCTTATCAAGCGGCTGGCCGTCGGCGAGGTTCTGTTCGGCCCGGAACGCTTTTTCGAGTGCGTTCTCGATGAAACTGCGATCGAACGGGGCGACCCGTCCGTCACGTTTTTTCACGAGCCATTCTTCGGTCATTTTCTGGATCATCGCTCGATTCCTTCCGTCGCTTCTGCTGAAGGTCTGATGGGTTTTGTGTGCGCAGCAATTAGGTCATTGGAACACGGGACATCCCGTGAAAATTTGATGAAGTCATTTCGCTCGGGACGTGACGGCCCCCGGATGAGAGCAATGGCCGGGCCGGCTCACGGAGCGCGACTGGGGATGCTCTTTCGTTGCCTGAGAACCCGACAGTCGGCGGCGTGCCGAAGCGGGCGGGTGAGCTTAGGCTGGCGGGCGTGAAGCAGGCATCCCGCGAGAATTGTTCCGTTGGTCGCGTCCATGTCGTCCTCGGAAGTGGGGCCGGTCGGGCCTGGTCCTGTCTTGGTGATGGTGAACGCCGAGTGACGGATGTTCCCACAATCTGTTGTGGTCGCAGCCGGCCCGCCGAACAACCTGTTGCCCCCGGAAAACACTGGCTCCGGGCGATTGCCGCCCTGCCAACGGCGTAGGCGACATCAGGTTGTCCATCAATCAAGAGGCCCAATATAATGTGGTTTACCATTGCGTCAACACCAGATGGGGCGGGTTTTCTTCATAAATCGATATTCGCTTTTTCACGAAAAGCTCACGATTTGGCATCGTCTTCGCTACGTGAAATAGGGGATTGACAACTCGGAATCGCTTGATCCGCCAATACCAGATATAGATCGGCTGGTATAATCGGCCCGCCTCAAGAATGATACGGGTGTACCGTATCTTTGGCCAAGCTTCCAGCAAATTCGGACCGAATTTTCTGGTCGCGCAGGCGAGGTGATTTGCGGGAGATACGCTCAGGCCGAAGACCGCATCGGAGCATGATGCGGCGGCTAAAGCGGCATTTGCCGATGTTCGCTCGGAGCGAAAGCACGCACTCGATCAAGCGTTGCTTGAGATTTGCGTTGCGGGGAGGACCCGCGTACCGATTCGTTCGCCGGCGACGGCGCGAGCGATGTTGCCCGGCTTTTGGTAGTTGAAAACGACGATCGGGATTTCGGCTTCCTGGCAGTGGTGAATGGCCGTGACGTCCATCACCTTCAGATTTTGCGACAGGACATCGGCGTAAGAGATTTCCGAGTACAGCACCGCGTGCGGGTTCTTGAGCGGATCTTCGCTGTAAACGCCATCGACCTTGGTGGCCTTCAGGACGACATCGGCTTCAATCTCTCGGGCTCCCAGAGCCGCGGCGGTGTCGGTCGTCACAAAGGGGCGCCCGGTGCCGGCGGCGAGGATGACGACGCGGCCTTTTTCCAAATGCCGGTCACAGCGACGTCGGATAAAGGGTTCGGCCACGGAGTCCATCGGGATGGACGATTGCAGCCGCGTCGGAACGTCGACGCTTTCGAGGGCATCCTGCAGGGCGAGCCCGTTGATGACCGTCGCCAGCATCCCCATGTAGTGGGCCGTCGGTTGTTTGATGCCGCGACTGACATCGGCGAACTGTTTGCCGCGCAAAATATTCCCACCGCCGCACACAATCGCCAGTTCGACGCCCTGCTCGGTCACGGCTTTGATTTGATCGACGAGTACGCCGATCTCGGCCATGCTGAGGCCCGATTCGCCACTGCGGCAGAAGCATTCGCCGCTGACTTTGAGCAGCACGCGTTTGTAGGGAGCAGATTGAGCCATCGGTTCCGTTCGATCAGCACATCGGTTCGGGGATGTGCGAGTTATCGGCCACTCACTCCGCGAGTGCAATCGTGAGGCGACTCGGAGCGGCGTTTATCGATCGAGGGTGGCCGTATTTCTTGCGAAACGGCGATCGTGGGCGGGGTGGAGAGTGATGGAACGAGCGGGATCTCAATGCGCGCTCGGTCCGCGGTTCTTTCGAACGCGGGGCTTGTGGGGCGTTTAACTAGTTGATGGGAGGAGGCGGGAGGAAGTCCGCGGGCGATTCCTCCGGCATTGGCAGGTCGAGGACATCTTGTCCGCCGGGATTGGAGGTGGCGTCATCTCCCCCGACGAGAGGATGGGTTTGCCGCCACTCGGTCCAGAAGTCGGCCGGATGTGTCTTCCGCCACAGCGCGAGGGCGTTGCCGACGTGGCTGTAGAAGGTGTAGTGCGAAAGGATCTCCTGCTGCGTTTTAATGCGGGTCGTCTCGACGATCCAGTCGGCCGCCTTTCGGACGACCTCGCGGGGCGGTTGCAGCTCGGGATAGGCGATCGCCAGCCATTCGAGATGGTGCCCCGTGGCAATGACCTGCTTGTATTCCAGTTCGTCTTCAGCCATTGCGATGGCGTCCGCACCGTAAGCCCATGCGGCCGGGGAGCGACCGTCGTCGAGTTGCGAGGCGACCATCAGATCTCGCACGCGCTCCAGGTAGTGAAAGATTTCATCCCGTTTTGGAGCCGAGAGGATTTGGAACTCATCGTCGAGCCGCAGCAGCACCATCAGGGAGTACACGCGATGGGTTCCGCTGCAGACCCCGAAGCGACGATGGCCCCGCATCAGGCGGTCGGCAAGCAAGTTGAAGTCGACCAACCGTCCGTCGCCGTTGATCCACTGCTTCGTCGTCGGGGGCAACCAGAATCCGAAAGCCATTGCGGACCATTCGGTCTCCATTTCGTCGGTTTGAAAGTCGCGAAGCGCTTCCTGCAAGGCATCGGCCAGCGTATCGCCGCGTCGACCGGGACCGAAGATCGGGGTGTCGATCGGGACTCCCGCTTCGGTCAGCGAAGCGAGCCAGTGATCGTGGTGGACCGAGAGTTCTTCTTTAGCGCCCCAGTTGATCGCGACCCCGTCCGGGCGTTCCATCAGGATCGGTTCGGCATCGTCGCCCCACGATTGAAGGTAAGCGCCGTGATCGGTCAGGAAGCGGACCATCTCGGGGCCGTCCATCACCGATTCGTCCGGGAAGTCGATAAAGCCGCCCCAAGCCCGCAGGGCGTGTTCGACGTAGTTCGGGCTGAGGCGAATCAGGTTGAACTTGGGCCGCACCTTTTCGAGTACGAGCGCCAGATTCTCTTCCGAGACGACGGACGGGTCGTCGTACAGCGGCTCGATCCGCACCGGCACTTCGCGGGCGATCGGAACGGGCCGAAAGGGTTCGGTCGCCGAGACGGCGGCTGCCAACTCTCGTCGGCCCTGTGACGAAAGCAGGGCGAAGGAAACCGTAATCGCCAGCAGGACGATGACCTGAACGGCGATGACTTGGGAGCGGAGGTCTTGGTGGTTCATGGCTCGAAGCCTTGGGACTCAATAACTGAAAACGTGCTTCACTGAATCGGATCGATCCGGGTGAAAACCGAGGCGCGGGTATCGCGATAATCTTGTCGCCAACCCTCGACATCGGCCGAGAGTGAGGCGATCAGGCTCGCGTGACTGTTGTTGTTCAGGACGATCGTATTGACGCCGTAGCGTTCCAGAGCTTCGTCCCAGCCCGAGGTGCCCCGGATGATCCGCATATAGTCCTCCCAGACCAGTGACGGCACGAGGTGCGCGTGCGAGGCGACGAAGACCTCTAGTTCGGGCGGTCCGGCCCACATCAGGTAGTCGCCCCATTCGTACGGATTGAAGACCTGACCGACGGGCGGATGCTCGATGAGATATTCGGTCACGTCGACGGGAGTGGCCGTGGTATTGCGGACAAAGTGACCGAAGTATTTGGCCTCCTGTTCGGCATCCGGTCCGCCGAGCGCTCGCATTCCGAAAGGCGAGACGGCGAAGAAAATCCACATCAGACCAGCCGCGGCCACGGTCCACACGCTGCGACGCACCGGCCGCGCTGCGGCCGGCGAGGGGTCGCCCGGCTTTGCCTTTTTCAGCCGCTTTCTCTTCGCGGCCTGCCAGAGGGCACCGGCGTGAATCGCCCCGTAGTAAGCGGCGATCGGACCCCACCAAATCAGGAATCGACTCATCCACAAAGAGAGCAAACCGAAACCGATCAGCAGGAAGGGTTCGACGGTCCGAATGCGGCGCGGCGTCGTGCAGTAAAGCACGACGAGACTGATCGCCGCGAACGCGGCCAGTTGGCCCTGTTGCATCCGAAGTGTCAGCGGTCGCCATTCTACGAGGTCGGCGAGATTCGGATTGGACCCGAACGTCAGGACGGACGCGTAAAGTTCCAGTCCGTACGGATTGATGAGGGCCGACACCGCAGCGAGTTCCGCAAACATCACGTAGCGCCAGAATTCGCCGTCGCGAAGCACACGTCGAAATGAGTCCGTGCGGCGCAGGATATCCCCCGCTCGACCGATCGCGAACACGCCGATCAGCCCGATCCCGACGACAAACGAGCCGTGCAGATTCGCCCAAGCCGCGAACACTGCCGGTATCGCGATCCACTGGAAGATCGATCGCCGACCGGTCAGCAGGCACAGCGTTGCGACAAAGCACGCCAGCCCCGCCAACTGCGGGCGAATTAATACGGGCAAGAGCAGCCCGGGTAGCCGGAGCGAAAATACTCCCTCGATGATCTCGGTCAGCGTGAACGACGTCGCGAAGAGTTGTCGGTGATCGACGAGCAGGAACAGCGCGATCGCGACTAATCCGCACCACGCTTGCGACGTCGTGCGTGCGGCTCGATAGGCAAGTGCGCCGGCGCAAAAGACCATGAGCGCGGCGGCCAGCGCGGGAAGTGCGGACACGCCGAAGCGTTCATAGCCGACGTACGCGATCAACTGGCTCAGCCAGGCGGTGTCCACGAATCGGACACCTTCGGCGAGCGGCATGAGCGGAGCGGTTTCGGGGATCGAGCCGGTCTCGGCGATCAGCCGTCCGTAAGCGAGGTGTCCCCAGAGATCGGTGTACCACAGCGGGCAGAAAGCGAGATAGGTGAACATCGCGCCGAGCAGTAAGGCGTACCACACGATCGCGCGGGACGTCTTGAACCAGTCGGGCATCCGGTCCTGAAGCGCCGTTTCATCGAGCTTCGTCGGCTTCTGCGCGGTTGTGGCCTGATCGGCGGCGGGTTTGTTCGACTCCGAAGCCGGCTGACTGTA contains:
- a CDS encoding endonuclease domain-containing protein, whose amino-acid sequence is MNTAGDGPAFAERRAKELRQTLTGPERVLWNGLRGRRFAGLKFRRQHPIGPYIVDFYCDAKKLVVELDGASHDSRGEYDKARQSWIESEGYKMLRISNDDVLQNLEESLLAIAKAAGLNPGDIDDRFRNKK
- a CDS encoding FeoA family protein translates to MICPAPTVPLDMLRSGEAGQVTEILGDVGSVNRIEEMGLRRGTIIRVLQSGSPLILAHGNHRLCFRPEPSTTVLVDLIPGEPAPMRDSSPSTFA
- a CDS encoding helix-turn-helix domain-containing protein, with the translated sequence MAIPEKKSQHFSPKELAKAISASESSVKRWIDDGKLKAVKTAGGHRRIAMGDAFRFIRENDQKLIDPASLGLGAIATVDFSDPAEIRTQYLEALESGDEPTTTGIVCHLHLLDRSIAAICDEPVHWAFRDLRSRCTHPSEECVVLHRGQSNSIHALQRLRELVVQPKTDAPSALLADIGYEIDGLSTYLAETVFADAGITCTQLGLSVPEAVLNGAISRVKPDVVWVSAMGGKQAQPEVVKKRLLEVGRLTAEQGSRLVLMGDAICSAREFGETPPTIINDMGELAAFADGMFIKAS
- a CDS encoding FeoA family protein, translated to MRTLRQLGRGETGTVVEVRGEDAVAIRLMEMGITEGESMTFRGAAPLGDPLEFLLRGYHLSLRASEADRVVISES
- a CDS encoding ribonucleoside-diphosphate reductase subunit alpha; this translates as MIQKMTEEWLVKKRDGRVAPFDRSFIENALEKAFRAEQNLADGQPLDKDIKQDIATITDELLEEVAPLAQTPTGITVEKIQDFVEMGLMRHGHFRVARRYIVYRAEHAKIRALRPPVEIAEEEEPAQPSLHVTLDDGTRIPFDENRARRRIAEACRGLDAECSVDELLEEVMRSVYDGISRTEMYRAMILAARSRIERDPAYDTVAARLMLMVIHNETLGQHPGADDLERVYRHGFEHYIIDGVAAERLSTDVRQFDLQELGRALKPQRDHQFKYLGLQTIYDRYLLHIDGRRIETPQFFWMRVAMGLALGEGDDKTERAIEFYDVLSSFRFTSATPTLFNSATLHPQMSSCYLTTVSDDLDHIFKCVQDNAKLSKWAGGLGNDWTNIRATNSHIKGTNGQSQGVIPFLKVVNDTAVAVNQGGKRKGAVCSYLETWHLDLEEFLDLRKNTGDDRRRTHDMHTANWIPDLFMKRVREEGEWTLFSPNDVPDLHDLYGKAFEERYEHYERLADAGKIKLFRRVTAADLWRKMLTRLFETGHPWVTFKDPSNVRSPQDHAGVVHSSNLCTEILLNTSKDETAVCNLGSINLRRHVVDGKFDQELLADTIRVAMRMLDNVIDINFYPTEEAKNANHRHRPVGLGVMGFQDAVAAQGISYASEAAVEFADESMEAISYYAILASTELARERGTYSSYEGSKWDRGLLPIDTIDLLEEQRGMPVQVDRSSKLDWNLVRQAVKSHGMRNSNCMAIAPTATISTIIGVTQSIEPHYKHLFVKSNLSGEFTQVNVELVSELKERGLWCPDLLEALKYFDGALAEIPGLPEDIKARYQTAFEIDPHWLLECAARRQKWIDQGQSLNLYMQAPSGKKLSGMYFDAWEKGLKTTYYLRTLAATQVEKSTIDINKFGVQPRWMKNKSASSAIDVNFNREAKQPAVVSSGYAEGDACDPNNPDCEACQ
- the pyrH gene encoding UMP kinase, whose amino-acid sequence is MAQSAPYKRVLLKVSGECFCRSGESGLSMAEIGVLVDQIKAVTEQGVELAIVCGGGNILRGKQFADVSRGIKQPTAHYMGMLATVINGLALQDALESVDVPTRLQSSIPMDSVAEPFIRRRCDRHLEKGRVVILAAGTGRPFVTTDTAAALGAREIEADVVLKATKVDGVYSEDPLKNPHAVLYSEISYADVLSQNLKVMDVTAIHHCQEAEIPIVVFNYQKPGNIARAVAGERIGTRVLPATQISSNA